caaatctcctgctgctgttaattTGGTTAATTTTGATTGATGTGCTGCTGAATCATCATTGTTACGCTACAAATCACTTGCTTTTACATAATTTCTcaaaacatacacattcataaGCATTAGCTCTCCCTGAAGCCAAACCTGCTGTTATTGTTAAAGTGCCAAAAGATCAATTATGATGTTAAACACTTTGGTCTGTGTCTACGATGGTACTTATAGGAACATCTAAAAGTTGCAAAATGACCAGGGCTCAGCCATTTTATCCAGAAGGTCATTGAAGAAAGTCATGTCTCTTGTGTGACATTTTTCATAAATGATTTGTGTACTTGTGTTCAGAGGTGGGTAAGCTTGCTTTTTCTTTGACCTGTTACACTAACAACTTTGTGGTAACTCAGAGAATTCAATACTTTTCCCCTGTGTCGTCTTCTTTATTAAAACCTTAGTCCTGGTTTGTAATGTTTCTTTTGTGTGAGTTTCCGGGGTTAATACCAATGTCTTATCAAATGTCTGCATTGGAACTGTgtttaataaagaaatattgatatgttaaatgtattttcccaACTGTAAGAGAGAACCTAATGGAAGTTTTGACCTTTAACAATCTTGCTATGTTCTACAATATATGAAtagtagatatatatatatatatatatatatgtatatatatatatagaatattcTTTAAACTTTTGTGGTATAGATTTCAATCACATTGCCCAGGACCACTTGGTATTAGCCAAGTGAAGCTGATTTAAGAGTTAACTCtgttgtattaaaatgtgttgagtgagacattttcattttcactttggaGCATCTTCCTCTGCAAAGTGCAAATGAAATATCACATCAtattcaaagttttattttaggatCGGTTCAGATTGTCTCAATGTCTCATCTCGTCAGCCGCTATGATAGCTCGATGTGTATGTAGCAGTGCAAATGGAGTGACAGAGTTTGTATagattatttattgtttttatatgtgaCTCCATCACAGTAAGAAAGCTTTTATAAATCTGTATTGAAGAGGTCTTctatataaaacaataaatgctGCAGGGCTGGCAAATTTCCATTCAGTTCAAATTCCAGTTAAGTCTGTGAGTCAGGAGACCTTCTGTAGGCATGTTCAGCAGAATATAATTAACGTGTGAGTaattgtatgtctgtgtgtgtgtgtgtgtttgtgcgtgcgtgttttgCTGGTGAGGCATTGCTGCAGTACTTCAGCATTGACAGGATAAAGTAGGGCACGGTGAAGCACAGGCTCACAGGACAGCTGCATTGCAGACGGCTCTTGAGGGAGTGGGAGTGAGTAATCGAGAGCTGGCGGCTCCCATGCACAGCAGCACCAGTGGATCCCTCCGCCATTCATACCCTACTGCCTCACTGGCCCATTCACAGAACCAGTTAAGGAGGAGCTGACTGTCTCAGGGAGAACACAGCCCACCCTATTACCTTACTTATATTAACCCCTTGTCTGCTTTCTCTCCCTGTGTTGTTGCATGGCAATGTGCAATGTTGGATTTGAGCGGGGCAAAGGCAAGAGGACATTCACAAAGTTTAGTATTTGCTCTGGAAGTTTTCCTggatttcatctaaattttgcTCTGTGGCTCCTGGTGAACCACTTGTTTATTGATAAAAGAATCTTCACAGATGTAGAAAAATTACATTCGCAATATCTAAAAACAGCTTCAATTAAATCGTAGatcatttttactttgtttcatATGTGCATATACCAATTATCAACATCATATcaaactgatgtgtgtgtgtgtgtgtgtgtgtgtgtgtgtaattctgAAGTGTGTCAAGATATAGAAAAACGCACACAGTATATAAGTGTCCCTGCAGGTTTTAGCAGATGCGTGCGTGACCTCCAGGTTCAGCACCACCGCTCTGTGGACAGCGACTCTGGCAGAAAAGCGCACTTTTGGAATCGCAGAGAAATTCACTTCCCCTCGTGCCACTCGGTCCATCCATCATAAGTTATTTCAGAAGTAGGGCAGGATGTAATCACCGGGGTGTGTGCACTCATCGATAATGTCAACAGTGTTGCAGCACGACAGGGGAAGCAAAGAGCGTTGCACATCTAATCGAGTAATGATTCTTGGCCATTTATTAGTGCACCTCCACATCCCCCCCCCCTGATGTCCAACTGTGACCGTTCAAACTCCGTTGGCTTAACCCCTGCACGGTCACTAACCTGATTAACCACGGGCTGTGTGTCATATACGTGCGTTATGATAGCGTGAGTCCACAGCCACACATCAGATTTGTGGGTTTGTTCTCGCGTGGAAGACTCACTGTGCTGTGATGTGCTAATGGCAcagctgcctgcctgcctgcctgcctgcctgccttgATTTGTCATAATGCAGAGTGGGGGAAGGGGCGCCTTTTCTCTGCAGCACTGCAGGTACGGAGCCATGGGCAGGACGCACAAGAGCTGCCGGAGCTGCACAACACCGTCCGCCCCCCGATTGCTCCAAAAGTCCCTGCgctcctgcaaaaaaaaaaaaaagaaagaaagaaagaaaaatccctCACGACCCGAGCCCAGGAGAGTTTCTCCAAATCTCAGCCCCGCATAGCTGCATGCACACCGGCTGTTGGTGTGCAGGGGAGCGCATTGACAGTACTGACTGGCACCGGCGTGACAAACACAATGCAGGAGCGGAGGAGTGGGCGTGTTTGGGTAAACATGGTAAACTACCGCAAACAGAGCAGGAGTCAGTTTGCAGTTTGCAGCTGAAGGAGAAAACCCTGTCGtccttttttcttgtttaattctttctttctttctctgaatgGTTGtgcagactttctgcagactgcATGGAAAGAGACGCGTCACAGCCAGGCGCGTCGAGCAGAGGAGATGAGTTTGAATGCGTGACAATGAGAGAAGTGTTGTAATTGGACTAAATATGCAACAATAAAGATGAGGAGCGAGTTGAGAGGAGCTTGAAGGACCCGCGgctcgaggaggaggaggcggcggcagAAACGGGAAATTAGGGCGTCTGTTTACCGGCGGCACGTGCGCACATCGTCTCCTAGCAGCGGTATTTGTCATTTTACTGCAGGCTGCTGTAACAGCGACTACTAGAAACActgggaaagtgtgtgtgtgtgtgtgtgtgtgtgtgtgtgtgtgaggtgaaacaagtgaagaggaggagggggctctTAGAGGAAGAACAGTAGTGAGcggtcttcctctctctctcatcctctctctctcattctctctctctccctctcctcgcGTCGCTCTCTTTCCTCACTTTGTTCTATTGTTGACGAGTGCTCTGTTGAGACTGAGATTCAGTCCACACCAAggatatatatgtttttcttttctacatttttctGTTGGTATAACACCATGCAGTGAAAAGCAGCTTTGCTTGGACTCCTCTGGGTCAAGATGCCAGTGAATGACACCTGCATTTCCTAAAAGACAAAAGAGGCAGTATTTTTTTTGGGACTCTAccaatggaaaataaaatagaagGTTAGAAGTGTTAAGTTCAACCTTTGGCTGTAGTGCTGTGCTTgtgctgtgcttgtgttgtgtttgagctTTTTTAATCTCTATATATATTCTGTACGTTGCCACAAGAAGTTGAAGTTCCACGTTTCTACCCAGCATGCTGAGTGATCACTGTGATTCCATGTCCAGCTGTGTCCGTGCCGTAGCTGAGTTTTGAAATAAATTAGTCTGTTGTGGCCACATGCTTCTTCAAGTGTTTGCTGTGACTCTGCCTCATTGCAGAACACTGGAGAGTTGATAGTAGCCAACTCCTGACTCACGACTAGTGTCTGAGCAAATTGACTCCTTAAGACGCCTTCAGGGACAAACAAGATTTCATGTCCTTGCTTTTTGAGCAGTGAAGGAAGTTAACTTGCATCTCTCATGAGGCTGTTTGAAAAAGTCTTGACACTTTATGTTTTCACACGGCAGGGACTCTTGACGGTTTCTGGACAGTTTCTGGTCACTGTGTCTGCTCGGACGAGTGTCCCCCATGTTGCAGGCTGTAAGTGCTGTTTCACGTGTTGTTAAAAGTACTACAGTTGCTGTCGTGCAGCACATTAGAGCAGGGCTGTCGCAGCCATGTGTGTCGCTGCTGGACCAGCGTGTCGTGATTAAAATCCAGTGCTTTTGCTGCTGTGCTTCATAGTTCAGATTACATGTGGGGCTGACTATATCAACAGCATCTGGAGTATGTTAAACAATTAAGGTGCAACTGAACATACTGCATACACGTTGCTTCCATGCATCGAGTGCTGCCACGTGATAACttgcagcagcacacacatgtGAAGAGCAACTTCACTAAAGCCCTGTTTAGTCTTCAAATGTTGCTTTGGTTTAGAGCCTTCCAGAATATTTAAAGTGACACAGCTGCAGATATACATTTATCTACCTGTTGCTCGTCTCTGAACTTTGGAGTTTATTTGTATTAAAGACGTTTTAGTAAAATGCATTGTCCACTGATGAGGACTGTGAAAGATGCAATTCAATAAACCAAAGTTGAAAAGTCTGAAATATGTATGTTTTGGATATGCATCCATACCAGAAACAAGTAATGCTATTTTATGCACAGTTACAGTAGTTTATGTAACATGAATTTTTGCAGCAGTACGAACAGGTTTTTATCTTGGCTGCACTTCACAAAAACGTGTATTATTTCTACTCGTGGTAGTAGCGTTAGCAGCATTAGCAGCGATATAGTGGCGCATGCGCAAagtagttgtgtgtttgttgcaaaAGCAGCATGGGCAGCAGGGTTAATATTGATCATTTCACTTTAGTAATAGTTCTGTCTCCTTTCTCACAGCAGCTGTAAATGTTAAACCCCTCTGTACAtacatatactgtgtgtgtgtacgtctaTTTGTCGATACATGTTTGGGGCATgaggctgtgaaaacaaattttCCTCCTGGAACAATAAAGAATaaatctatctgtccatctcatCTCTGCAGATGTTGCTACTAATAGTTATACTATGGAGATGTTGTGTGCAAATGAtgtgaaaaataacaatattatcAGGTTTTCCAATGTGGAATGCAGTAGTACCACTGGTATGAATAACAGAAACAATATCAATAGTAGTAATTCTACTCACAGCGGCTCTAATGTGAGGGAGCTTACACCTGGAGGTGATGGATCACCTCAGACTGGGGGGTTTAAAGAGACAGTAGTGGGACAttggaagaaaaacaatttggAGAGAGCACATCATTTCAGGTTGTTTATGTTCCCCAGTCCAAATCCAGGACTCCTGATTTATTGACTTCTATTTTACTTTAcactgttatttatttgatttcatgaTTTTCGTTCTCATTTTGTGGTTCTGATCTATTTTTATCCAAACTACAGTAGTAAGCACGTGTCTAACACCATGCTGATCGAATGCTTTCCCACATAACCGTCATGCAGAATGCCTTTCAGAAGCTCATTGTGTGTAGTTTGGGGTGGAACTGTCAAAGACGCGCTGAATGATGCTTTTgatcgcttttttttttttttagatttgcatTTGATGACATTATCAGTCAGAATATGTCGGTGCATATATTTGAAATATGCATCTTGCTGCCCACTCCTGTCCTAACAAGTCCCAGTCTGCTATAAATCATAAGAggataatgtgtttttctgtattcTCAGCTAATTTACTGGCTGTTTTAATAACTACAATCCAGGGAATGGTCTTGTTTTATGTTATGTTGTTAGCTCTGCATTTGTGGGTCACTCAGCTAACGTGCTTCTGTCCCCTGTTCCTGCCGTGCCGTCGTATCTCTCTGAGCGGTCATAAGAGCAAATTAAAACAGAGGGAGTAATTTAGTCTCTCAGCAAACATAACTTACATCACATTCAAGATCAGACGGCTCCTAGTCTcagctctctgtcctctgttgtAAATCACAGACCCACAATATTCTGTTGATTCTGTAGCCTCCCAGAATCTGACCAAAGACTGAAATGTGATTGAAAGTAGCTGCTGCTTCATAAACCACCGAGATGAGGgaaaaagaggaggcagagaatcCTGTGAGTGCATTTCGTCTTAACTGTGTTGTCCTACTATTAATGGAAAGCTCTGGAGACGTCCTGTCCCTTGAGGCGGTGGTGGTGTTTTATATCTGATTGATTCATCTTTGAAATCATttctccactcatctctcctttGCACCTCGGCCTGCAGCTCATGTGTCAAGCAGTATACAGCAGTTGCTATAGCGATTGAACgcctataaaaaaaaaaatcaaactacCCCGCTGTCCAAGACAAAAAGCCAATACTGAATCACTCTATTAGGGTGATAGCGGATGACAGTAAATCCCAGTGGTGTGCGCTCTTGGCATTTTACCTTCAACGTGACACAGTGTATCTATTCAGCGTTCAGACTAAACTCATATTGACCTATATAGCTGGATAAATGCCAGGAGGTGAAGAGCTACTTCACCTTTGTGGCTGAGCAGAAAAGTATCATTCAAGCTCTGTGACCTTTGTTTGCAGTTATTAAACTTCAGTACACTGTGTAGTTGAGAGTAAATTAACAGTGTGGGAACATTTCACCCACCTGTTGCTGTTTGCTGACATACTGCAATATGAATATATACCAGTGATGCAGGCGTGCGGCTGGTGTGGCTTTTGTTTTAGCCTTGAAATTGAAATGTTGGCATGTTGTGCGTTTGTGCCATCGAAAAAACAGAATCCAAATTGGATTGAAACTAATAAAGCCGTCAGAAACCTGTGACTGCTGACTAAATTATTTTGGATTGagtaaaaaggcaaaaaaagacCTGATCCATGATCTGACAAATAGAAAACAGCAAAGTAAGAAACTGTATTggtagttcttttttttttaaatctttgtgggggggtttgtgtgtttgctcaatGTCTGAGGAGTTTCCTCCAGTTTCCCCTGACAGTCCAAAGACTTTCAGGTTAAGTGCATTGAAAACTAATTTACCgctcagtgtgagtgtgaatgcatttgtctgtttgtgtgtgttagcccTGTGAAGGATTGACGAGCTGTCCGGGTGTACCTGCCTCTCGCCCCACCCCTCACATCCCTGAGCAGTATAGCAGATAGACGGATGGATGAATAGGTGGTGTCTACGAATTGATTTGATGCCGTAACAATAGACTCAACAAAAGAAAGATGTCtctatataatattattatttcgGCAGTTTAAATCTCTGctaatgaaattgaaatggaaggaaaaataacaaaagatcACCATATGTCAAAGTCAGGTTGGTCTGTAATCAATAGACCCCCATGTGCTCCAGCTGtgagggctgctgctgctgccagatgTCCACAGCCCGTCCTCTGCACAGTCACAAATACCAACCTCTGTCAGTCAGCTCACTCAGACCCAGAGGGAGGCTGGCCTCTGGTCTTCCTCCGGGGTTACATGTGAGGAGCTGCCTGGCTTCAGAGAGATAACGAGGTCCAGCACTTGATTGATTGGCATGAGCACAACCAGGGTTTCAGAAGTGAGGATTAAACTTGTCCACCCACACTCCATCAAAAGTTCAATATACATTTATAAGCTGTTCCAGGATAAAAGTGTGGAATGGAGTGTGTGAAGGATAGAAGAAGGACTCCATGATCTATAATCAGGAAAACAGATGCTGGACTATATTGTTTGTCTAAGACTCCGCTGCTGTGTGTCGAGCTCAGATACAAGTTGTTTATTTACACAAGTGTCCACACGTTTCTAAGATAACGCAGCTCCAATGATTGTCCTCCTCCTGCCCTCATCCTTGACATTTCCGATCGTGACAGATGACGCTGTCTTTCGCTGCCAGCTAACCCGACCCTATCACTGTATTCTTCAACCTGTCTCAATGGCGACTTCTGCCTTGGTGTATCCTCTCTCTTCtgacctcttcctctcctcctcttctctcgccctccctctcatctcatctcttcATCCTTGTCCTGTCCTTACCTGCGATGTCTCCTGCTGTCTTCTTCCTCCCTTCAGCGTTCTCGCTGCCACTGTGCTCCACTGCATGTCAATAAACAACCCTGTCCTTCCTTCCGAAATCCCTCTGTATGTCAACCTGCTGCCATGTCCCAGGGATGAGGCGGATCACACGGGGCAGGGCTGTGACGTTGTGTTGGTGTGGGTTGAAACCCAATGCACATCTTGCGGGTCCTTTGCTCTCTGAGTCTCGTAGAGGACACCCATGTCCTCTGAGAGAAGCTAATAAGAAGCAACAGCAGAGCACTTCTGACTCAGCACAGATCAGGCAGCAGTTTTATCACACAGAAACAGTTACAGTACCTCTACTGTAAAGTGAATTCCCAAATTAGACTATGGAAGCCGGCTGTTTTATCTTTATAATGGGACCTGGTCACAAGCCTCAGTCTGGTGGGTCTCACATGGCAACAGTAGAAATTCACTGTAACCCGTGCAGCGCTTGTTCAACACATGGATGTTTGGAAGGGGCTGTTTTctcggcctgtggtgatgctggatGCAGGTTTTCTCtttgaaactgtgaaactgacCTCCAGTAATTGAGCCGCTGCGCGTAAAGACCGgctgcagaaccctgaagccgcaccactgctgctgcacaaagagctgttcacctctttattcaaagttcagggAAACTCGACTCAGTACGCACGACCCCGAACTGGAAAATCAGTTGTCGTGAATGCACTGGTGAGTCCCAGGTTTCTGAAATAAGTAGATAGATGAGTGTTGGTTCAAATGCAAGCTACAAACGTAATCATTTGCATTATCGATCATTAAGGATTAAGGCCTCTTTCACTGTAATGTGAaggttttcttcatttttggTGCTTATGTAGTTTTCCCCTTTCAGCAAAGACAGCGGTTACTCTTTTAAAAGACCTTTAATTGTGGCACTTTCCCTTCATCTCCCGGCTTTCATCCCAGAGGTGAGAGGTTTTCCACTTGGGCAACACAGTCACTGTCATTTCAAAAAGACACACTCCAATTGTTATGTGAAAGgctgtacagaaaaaaaaatgtcacccATAATTCTATTCTTATTAAAATAACTCACAATAGACGGCACCAAGTACTCCACAGGACAACCCACAGCTCAGATGAATTCAGGTAGAGAGAGTTGATTTTCATTCTGGACAGGGACAAGTTCTCTTATATTTTTCAGGAAGGAAAGTTAGCAAGGGTCTAAGTTCTGCAGGGGAATACAGCTCCTGAAGCATGGGAGTAAATGTATAATGAATCTCCATAAGTGAGGAAACTGGTCTCAATCACagaaacttttgtttttttgtgatcaaattttttcatttattcaagaaatgttagaaaaaaacaaacaaacacaaaatatacaaataacaaaaaaatccctgaggagaaaaaaaaaaggaaagcaaaAAGAAACTTAGTCTGGCTTTGAAATGAATTTTCAGTCTTTAGTTTGACTGATAATTTCAGAGCTCACAATCTAACGAGCGGTGTTCATTTCTGCACCCAGTGGcttctttattattttctttccacATAAAGCATGTCACAGTCTACGCTAAATGTGTGCAAGTGACCACGTCTGCTGCCACACACTGTCAAGGGAGTAAACCAGAAAGTGGGAGGGCGTTAACAACGTCACCCTGTTGTTACAGTTCTGTTTGGCTGCTCACCTTCCcagtttcctccctctctcctccccctcgtcTCTACCCCCATCCTCCCTCTGCAGTGGACGTGCATCGCATttggagcagcaggcagcaggTGGAGATGACATCATCTGCACTGCAGCACACTGCAGCACTGGGTCTGAACAAAGACATGTCAGCCTACCGCTAActatccccctctctctctcctttctcaccctccctccttctctctctctttctctctctctctctgtttctctcctcgtcTCTCTGTCTACGTCTTTCCCCACCTGTAAGCCAGTGGGAGAGGCTGAGCACAGCCTTGTGCCAGGGCAGGTTGTAGTGCGGTGGCCTATCTCAACCCTCTGACTCCCCGTTTGACAAGAGCACTCAGTCTGGAACAGGCTTTCAACTCTTCACCTCACCTGTCTCGAGATGGTTCCACACATAGTCTTGGCAAAAACTCCAAACTGCTCGATTATTGGAGCAATCTGCTGATCCGACAGCATCCTCACTTACACAGTCTATAGCACACACAGGGATCGAAGGCAGAGAACTCAATGTTGTCCTCTGAGTCCATTATTCACACTGCGGCATGCTGTCACTGAAAGCGGTAATTTACCAGCCAGTGACATTATGTTTTTCTGTCCAATGATAGCACTTACTTGACCTCGTTTACAGCAGCTTATAGAAGGTTTGACTGTGACATTAGCTCTCCACGGAGCCCTGAGCCAGGGCTGCCAAGACACCATAAAGCGCAAATGTCACCAGGTCGTACTGTGACGGCTCCCCACTTAGAGTCATTAGGTCCCTACCTACGGCATCAACGCTGAGAAAAGAAAGTAGGCAAAGTACACAAAAGCACAGCGAAGAAGATCTATGGACTCcattttttcattgtttgcCTTTCTCTCACCATTTTTTTGCTGGTGTACAGAGTCCTTCTCCTCCCCTTCATCAATAAGCCAATAGCACGCTGGCagaccatacacacacagccatgttCCTGTCGCCTAGTTACCGCTCGGCAGCAGGTTGCCACAGAAACGGCCTCATAGTGGCTAAATGGGGAATGCTAATGCAGTCTTCTATACTCCCTGCTGCAGTGGTCTCTCTGTGCCCATCCCATTCCACTGTCTGCACATAGCATactgcgtgtgtgcgtgcgttagtgcgtgcgtgtgtgttggtgaGGGAGGTTTGGTTTCCTAAATGTCTCAGTGATCTTCGGTTCTTAGATCTTTTAATCTCACGTGTACATATTGCAGCAAGTATAAATTGCAGTGGTTATAAGAGTTTGGACTTTctaatataaatgaatatagATATTTTTATGAATATAACATTTTGTGTCTTTAGAAGTCATTTTCTCTGCCCTTTGTGCACTTGGGTCTTAAATTATGCAACATGGTCTGTATTTCTGACATCGAGATTAGCTTTCCTTGTCGCAAGGCTAAAAAGTTTATCAGAAACAACCCCATTAAACTACTTTGACACAAGGTACAGAGAGGCTGTTGCCTCCAAAGCAGCAAGTAAACACCCCAGGTCTTATACAGCTCCATCCATCTTGATGTATGGAAAGGCCGCCTTTTCAAGGACTGTGGATAGGTGCGAGTGGTGATTGATTCAGTACTGTCAGCTTTGTGGTCCTCCTACCACACAGGCTTATGGAACCAGGGTGGGCTGGAACTCTGTGACCATAACAGACTGCACTTAATCAGCTGGAGAGGCCCGTCAGCTGCACACTCCCCCAGAGTGTGTCTGAGGCCCTCTGTGAAAGGCTGGACACATTTAGCATGCCCCCACTCATTGGCCAATCATTCAACCTGTATTAGCGTGCTGGGCCAGTGCTTGAGTAATGCATGAGAGATGGCAGCAGGGGTTCAGTGATGGGAGCCATTAGCAGATGATTGATGGGCCTGAAAGGTTATTTTAGTAAAGTCGATTGTTTTGATGAAGTCAGTGATTGATGCCATTGTTTTTCACTCACATTCTGGAGAGATTAAGAGTGATTATCTGGGGTTTGTGTGTTACAGCTAAAAGTAGGAAATTAAATTGCCATCAGTGTTGCAGTATCTGAGAAATTAGTCTTGATTCCCTCGTGGTGTTAAGCCCCAAGTCACTGCGACAGTCCTTATGCCGCTCAGAGCACCTTGTGGTGCATACTACTAGATAATTTGTCTTGTCAGGACTCAGGGTTGTTTGTGCTGGTAACaggaaatactttttttttttttgctcactgAGTGCTACTTGTGTGCTGACGtgttcttcgtcttcttctctgTCCCACTGTTTGCCTAGATAACCAGTTCAGAATGTCTATCCTGGAGCGCTTGGagcagatggagaggaggatggcGGAGATGGCCAGCCACCAGCAGCCGAGCAGTGCAGGGAGTGGCGGAGCTGGGGGAGGGACAGGAGGGACAGGGGGAGGtggcggaggaggtggaggaggtggaggaggcgggggcAACAACAGCCAGTCACAGGTAAAAGGCAACATCATGTTACTCATGTTTTCAGCATTAAGACAACATTTTATGTGTCAGTGCACGACATGCACATTGTCATAATAATAACTTGCTCCTTTGGTATGTGAAGTGTGTGACTGGCCAGATTCAAGCAGGCAGCTCTTTTGAGAGCCGCGTCGTGGTGGTCTGTGAGAAGATGATGAGCAGAGCTTGCTGGGCCAAGTCCAAACATTTAATCCACTCTAAGACCTTCCGAGGCATGACACTCCTTCACCTGGCTGCCGGCCAGGGATACGCCACCCTCATCCAGACACTCATCAAGTGGCGGTGAGAACCAATCTACTCTAGATACTCTATAATGGTGCATTGGTTTGTAATTGGTGTGCACCACACCGAATGGCAATGCGttgctgattgttttctctcctccataCAGCACTAAGCATGCTGATAGTATTGATTTAGAGTTAGAAGTGGACCCTCTGAATGTGGATCACTTCTCCTGCACACCTCTGGTAAGTGAGCGTCTTTTAGCACCACATGAAGATGAACATTTTTTCCTAATCTAAACTTACTTGTCTAATTTCAATTTCTCTGCCTTTTCTTATCCATCTGTTTTCCATCCAGATGTGGGCGTGTGCCCTGGGTCACCTGGAGGCAGCAGTGGTCCTGTACAAATGGGACAGACGTGCCCTCGCTATCCCAGATTCTCTCGGCCGCTTACCCCTGTCGATCGCCCGCTCTCGTGGCCACACCAAATTGGCTGAATGTCTGGAGCAGCTACAGAGGGAAGAGCAGCAGGCTCCAGCCCCTCTACCACCCACAACTCGCATGTCCTTCTCCCCGGGCCCAGATGCCCCCACCACAGACAGCTGGATGGTCAGCTGGGCAAACGACAGTGTAGTCGCCCCCAGCAGCAAGAAAGGAGGTCCTGCCACCACTACAACCACATCCAGCACCACCAGCCTCAACCCGGGTcagtagattttcttttttctcgtTTCTAACACTTAGAAGAAAAGCGTTTCACCCAATGGttccatgttttgtttattgcaGACCTGAGAAGGCCCAGGTCAGAGCCTTCCAACTACTACAGCAGCGAGGGCCAAAGAGACCTCCCACTAGCTAAAAAACATAAACCCAACCCAGAACTCTCTCAGACGCGGCCTGATAAGGCCATGTCTGTTCCTCTGAGCCTGGAGCAGCAACAGCTCCACAAGCTGTCCTCTAGTCCCAAAAGCCTGTCCTCAGAGGGCCTGAGCTCAGACAAGAGCCTGTCTACAGGAGGCTGCACGGGGACAGTCAGATGGACCTCGAGAGAGAGTTTCTCCAGCAGCGGCTTGGGGAGGAAGACCCTGGGGGTCGGTGGAGGCAGCAGCCTTGGGAAGGAGAAACTGGTCAACCGGTTGCGTCAGCGAGAGCAGCTCGGCATGCTCGTGATGGCAGACAGAGAAATGGCTGATGCAGAACTGTTATCCTATCGGGAAGATCTGGAGAACCAGGACTGTCTCACACAGATGGATGACCTACAGGTgattaaacaacaaaaacaacaatggtgTACGTGGTCAGCTAAATGTGCAGCACCTGGCACCAGCAGTGCCAAAGAATTAATTTGGGCCAGGAGCATTTTGCTTGTGATGTAAAAGCCTGCACCGCTGAAATGGA
This sequence is a window from Paralichthys olivaceus isolate ysfri-2021 chromosome 6, ASM2471397v2, whole genome shotgun sequence. Protein-coding genes within it:
- the camta1a gene encoding calmodulin-binding transcription activator 1 isoform X11, producing MSILERLEQMERRMAEMASHQQPSSAGSGGAGGGTGGTGGGGGGGGGGGGGGGNNSQSQCVTGQIQAGSSFESRVVVVCEKMMSRACWAKSKHLIHSKTFRGMTLLHLAAGQGYATLIQTLIKWRTKHADSIDLELEVDPLNVDHFSCTPLMWACALGHLEAAVVLYKWDRRALAIPDSLGRLPLSIARSRGHTKLAECLEQLQREEQQAPAPLPPTTRMSFSPGPDAPTTDSWMVSWANDSVVAPSSKKGGPATTTTTSSTTSLNPDLRRPRSEPSNYYSSEGQRDLPLAKKHKPNPELSQTRPDKAMSVPLSLEQQQLHKLSSSPKSLSSEGLSSDKSLSTGGCTGTVRWTSRESFSSSGLGRKTLGVGGGSSLGKEKLVNRLRQREQLGMLVMADREMADAELLSYREDLENQDCLTQMDDLQVNMMTLAEHIIEATPERIKRENFTAAESVPLDTSGVSNTMNWLANYLGDVEQLPSIIHLRSLYNEPLTPSSNTSLSPGGSPLRETPLERSTLPSPADWSEFINASNSKVERDLAQLTLSDPEQRELYEAARLVQTAFRKYKGRPLREQQEVAAAVIQRCYKKYKQLTWIALKYALYKKMTQAAILIQSKFRSYHEQKKFQQSRRAAVLIQQYYRSYKEFGRLKPHHRGAAAALVQHKLRGSLLTKRQDQAARKIMRFLRRCRHSPLMDHRLFKRGERIEKGQGT